One genomic segment of Streptomyces sp. TLI_146 includes these proteins:
- a CDS encoding enoyl-CoA hydratase/isomerase family protein: MNHDAYATLRVSREDGIVRVTLDNTPVNVLNVALMSELRHLLTALRNDESVRVIVFDSANPEFFIAHVDMTLVDTPDAFDELAADLPDCVNVFQALGELLRHQPQVTIVKLAGTARGGGAEFVAAADMAFAAIGRAGIGQIEALMGIVPGGGGTQYLAGRVGRNRALEVVLSADLYDAETAERYGWVNRAVPAGELDDLVDRLARNIAALPEGVIAAAKGALVPEDLAEGLLREHDAWAGQFVRPAAERLIRGGLAHGAQTPAGERDLEGLLRGLAG; this comes from the coding sequence ATGAACCACGACGCCTACGCGACGCTGCGGGTGAGTCGCGAGGACGGCATCGTCCGCGTCACTCTCGACAACACACCCGTGAACGTCCTGAACGTGGCCCTGATGAGCGAACTGCGGCACCTGTTGACCGCGTTGAGGAACGACGAGTCGGTCCGGGTGATCGTGTTCGACAGCGCCAACCCGGAGTTCTTCATCGCCCATGTCGACATGACGCTCGTGGACACGCCGGATGCCTTCGACGAGCTCGCGGCCGACCTTCCCGACTGCGTCAACGTCTTCCAGGCCCTGGGGGAGTTGCTCCGGCACCAGCCTCAGGTGACCATCGTCAAGCTTGCCGGGACGGCGCGCGGCGGAGGGGCCGAGTTCGTCGCGGCCGCGGACATGGCGTTCGCGGCGATCGGGCGCGCCGGGATCGGCCAGATCGAGGCGCTCATGGGCATCGTCCCCGGTGGAGGAGGCACGCAGTACCTCGCCGGCCGGGTCGGCCGCAATCGCGCCCTGGAGGTGGTGCTGAGTGCCGACTTGTACGACGCCGAAACCGCGGAGCGCTACGGCTGGGTCAACCGGGCCGTCCCCGCCGGTGAGCTCGACGACCTCGTCGATCGCCTCGCCCGTAACATCGCCGCGCTGCCCGAGGGTGTGATCGCGGCGGCCAAGGGCGCCCTTGTCCCCGAGGACCTGGCCGAGGGTCTCCTGCGGGAACACGACGCCTGGGCCGGCCAGTTCGTTCGCCCCGCGGCCGAGCGGTTGATCCGAGGCGGACTGGCCCATGGTGCCCAGACCCCCGCTGGCGAGCGCGATCTGGAGGGCCTGCTCCGGGGACTGGCGGGATAG